The Hornefia porci genome contains the following window.
AGATATCCATTGGTTTCTGAATCCGTTCATCAAAGGACAGATGCAGATCCCCGATCGCATATATGCTCATTAATTTTATTCTCCGTTCTGTTCGTTCGCGTCCTCTTCAGAATCCTGCCCGCGGTTCTGAGCCTGCTCGTCATCCGAAACCGTATCTCCGTCTGTCTCGTACTCCGGATCAGGGTCCTGCCGCACCGGTTCCCCGTGAAGAACGTGATTGGCTGTTTCCAGAGCGTTCAACGACTCTACTGATTTCATCATCGCCGCGTTGACTCCGGTCACGGACAGCCTGAAGTCTTCCATGGAGACGTGATTTTTCCGGTACTGCCGACGGTCCATCAGGTCATAGTGAGACATGTTCCGCTCGCAGAGCAGGATGAAATCGCGCAGACTCGCGACAAGCGCCCGGGCGGCAGTCTGCTCCTCCTGCGCCAGCGCAGGGATATCGATTTTCTCTGCGGCCGGCAGCAGTTCCTGCGCCGCGGCCTTCATCTGCCGGAAGTTCTCAATATGGCCGCTGAAATCCGTCTTATGAAACACCGGAAGCTTTTTTCCTGCGTTCGCGGCCGCCACAGTCACTTCTTTATATTTCGGAAGGATCTCCTCGAAGTATTCGCGGATCAGCCCTTCCAGCTGCTTTCTGTTCTCCATAACCGTTCTTAAACCTCCGCAAGTGCCTGCGCCAGATCATCGATGATATCATCCGCGTTCTCGATTCCTACGGAAAGCCGGATCAGATCCGGTCCCACTCCGCCTGCGGTCAGTTCCTCGTCCGTCAGCTGCTTATGTGTGGAGTTCGCCGGGTGCAGAATACATGTGTGGGCGTCTGCCACGTGCGTCGCGATGATCGCCACGTTCAGATGCTTCATGAATTCCTCCGCAGCGGCGCGTCCTCCGCGGATACCGAAGGAAATGACTCCGCAGGTGCCCTCCGGCATATATTTCTTCGCCCGGTCATAATATCTGTTTCCCGGAAGTCCCGGATAATTGACCCAGGCCACCTTCTCGTTTTTCTCCAGGAATTCCGCGACCTTCTGCGCATTTTCCACGTGACGTTTCATTCTCACGTCCAGCGACTCCAGTCCCAGATTCAGGAAAAACGCGTTCATCGGAGCCTGAATGGCTCCCAGATCCCGCATCAGCTGCGCGGTGCATTTTGTGATAAAAGCGCCCTCTTTCCCGAATTTTTCTGCGTAGGTGATTCCGTGATAGGATTCATCCGGAGTGCAGAGACCCGGGAATTTTTCTTTGTGAGCCATCCAGTCGAAATTGCCGCTGTCTACAATACAGCCGCCTACGGAGGTATCGTGGCCGTCCATGTACTTCGTTGTGGAGTGGGTCACGATGTCGGCGCCCCATTCAAAGGGTCTGCAGTTGATGGGCGTGGCGAAGGTGTTGTCTATGATCAGAGGAACGCCGTGAGCGTGGGCCGCATCAGCGAACTTCTCAATGTCGAGTACGATCAGCGCCGGATTGGCGATGGTTTCGCCGAACACCGCCTTTGTATTCGGCCGGAAGGCAGCCTCCAGCTCTTCCGCGGAGCAGTCGGGGTCGACAAAGGTGAAGTCCACGCCCATTCTGCGCATGGTCACGTTGAAGAGGTTGAATGTTCCTCCGTAGATTGTGGAGGAGGAGATCACATGATCCCCCTCGCCCGCTATATTGAAAACCGCGAAAAAGGACGCCGCCTGTCCGGAGG
Protein-coding sequences here:
- a CDS encoding O-acetylhomoserine aminocarboxypropyltransferase/cysteine synthase family protein codes for the protein MRKETKCIQAGYTPGNGDPRMIPIIQSTTFRYDSSEAMGKLFDLEAEGYFYTRLQNPTNDMVAAKIAALEGGTAAMLTSSGQAASFFAVFNIAGEGDHVISSSTIYGGTFNLFNVTMRRMGVDFTFVDPDCSAEELEAAFRPNTKAVFGETIANPALIVLDIEKFADAAHAHGVPLIIDNTFATPINCRPFEWGADIVTHSTTKYMDGHDTSVGGCIVDSGNFDWMAHKEKFPGLCTPDESYHGITYAEKFGKEGAFITKCTAQLMRDLGAIQAPMNAFFLNLGLESLDVRMKRHVENAQKVAEFLEKNEKVAWVNYPGLPGNRYYDRAKKYMPEGTCGVISFGIRGGRAAAEEFMKHLNVAIIATHVADAHTCILHPANSTHKQLTDEELTAGGVGPDLIRLSVGIENADDIIDDLAQALAEV